The [Clostridium] celerecrescens 18A genomic sequence GCTTCTAAACACAGCTAAACGTGGTCTTTCTGCAGTGCCTGCAAAACGGTTACGTATTCTGTTGTGCTTTTTAACGCGAACTTCGCTTCTTGACTGTTTGCTAACCATCTTTACACTCTCCTTAATTATTTCTTACCAGTCTTACCAACTTTACGTCTGATAACTTCGTCAGCATACTTGATACCCTTGCCCTTATACGGTTCAGGTCTTCTCTTATCTCTGATTTCAGCAGCGTACTGGCCAACTTTTTCTTTATCGATACCTTTAATAATGATGACGTTCTGACCTTCCATGGTAGCTTCGATTCCATCAGGATCTTCCATCTCTACCGGGTGGGAATAGCCAAGAGAAAGAACCAGCTTCTTGCCCTGCTTCTGTGCTCTGTAACCAACACCATTGATTTCCAGCTTCTTCTCATAACCGTTAGTAACACCAACGAC encodes the following:
- the rplF gene encoding 50S ribosomal protein L6, translated to MSRIGRMPIAIPAGVTVAIAENNKVTITGPKGTLERVLPSEMTIKEEDGHIVVTRPNDLKKMKSLHGLTRTLVNNMVVGVTNGYEKKLEINGVGYRAQKQGKKLVLSLGYSHPVEMEDPDGIEATMEGQNVIIIKGIDKEKVGQYAAEIRDKRRPEPYKGKGIKYADEVIRRKVGKTGKK